The following coding sequences lie in one Leucobacter allii genomic window:
- a CDS encoding DUF6389 family protein, whose product MGTVEYCVALRDVLDAVSRSTAARLSALHRAATAGADGVLIDVFLDQDAEGPFGVSARFEGIDSFSLDRKLGDGWELFSVIWGEESWEPPVPARPADWSREQREDAIVEVVAEWIDPLIPRGTPELRWEVVTPDGATGPIQVRPHHD is encoded by the coding sequence GTGGGAACTGTCGAATACTGTGTTGCACTGAGGGACGTGCTCGATGCGGTGTCACGGTCCACGGCGGCCCGACTCTCCGCTCTCCATCGCGCGGCGACTGCTGGTGCGGACGGCGTGCTGATCGACGTATTCCTCGATCAGGACGCCGAGGGCCCGTTCGGTGTGTCGGCGCGTTTCGAGGGCATCGACTCGTTCAGTCTCGACCGGAAACTCGGCGATGGGTGGGAGCTGTTCAGCGTGATCTGGGGCGAGGAAAGCTGGGAGCCCCCGGTTCCGGCACGACCTGCCGATTGGTCTCGCGAGCAACGGGAAGATGCCATCGTCGAGGTCGTGGCCGAGTGGATCGACCCGCTCATCCCGAGGGGAACGCCTGAACTGCGTTGGGAGGTCGTGACGCCAGACGGCGCCACAGGTCCGATCCAGGTGAGGCCTCACCATGACTGA
- a CDS encoding helix-turn-helix domain-containing protein, protein MDTAAGPNPWGLEPLLDVQELADYLGIPVSTIYDWRTRGLGPPAYRFGKHLKFAVGDVRNWVEQQRDGVQTSPRDGR, encoded by the coding sequence ATGGACACCGCAGCTGGACCCAACCCATGGGGTCTCGAGCCATTGCTCGATGTGCAGGAGCTGGCCGACTATCTCGGCATTCCTGTCTCGACAATCTACGACTGGCGCACCCGCGGCCTCGGTCCGCCCGCCTACCGTTTTGGCAAGCATCTCAAATTCGCAGTCGGCGATGTGCGCAACTGGGTCGAGCAGCAGCGCGACGGCGTTCAGACCTCCCCGCGCGACGGGAGGTGA
- the fdxA gene encoding ferredoxin, with protein MTYVIALPCVDVKDKACIDECPVDCIYEGERSLYIHPDECVDCGACEPVCPVEAIYYQDDVPDEWQDYYKANIEFFDEIGSPGGAARTGMLNFDHPFIAALPPQEEYA; from the coding sequence ATGACGTACGTGATCGCTTTGCCATGCGTCGATGTGAAGGACAAAGCCTGCATCGACGAGTGCCCCGTCGACTGCATCTACGAGGGCGAACGATCTCTCTACATTCACCCGGACGAGTGCGTGGACTGCGGTGCCTGCGAGCCCGTGTGCCCCGTCGAGGCCATCTACTACCAAGATGACGTGCCCGATGAGTGGCAGGACTACTACAAGGCCAACATCGAGTTCTTCGATGAGATCGGCTCACCAGGAGGCGCCGCCAGAACCGGGATGCTCAATTTTGACCACCCCTTCATCGCCGCACTCCCGCCTCAGGAGGAATACGCATGA
- the soxR gene encoding redox-sensitive transcriptional activator SoxR has translation MSPHAPDESLTIGEMTRRTGVAASALHFYETLGLIASTRTPGNQRRYARHMLRRVSLVTVAKRLGIPLSDVQAAFADVPLTETPSHADWQQASRRWKRELEKRREGIERLERELTGCIGCGCLSMKACGLLNPDDALGTQGAGPRRLSE, from the coding sequence ATGAGCCCGCACGCACCCGACGAATCACTGACGATCGGCGAGATGACCCGACGCACCGGGGTCGCCGCATCCGCACTGCACTTCTACGAGACCCTTGGTCTCATCGCCTCTACCCGCACGCCGGGCAATCAGCGTCGCTATGCCCGGCACATGTTGCGCCGCGTCTCACTCGTCACGGTGGCCAAACGTCTCGGGATCCCGCTCTCGGATGTTCAGGCCGCGTTCGCTGACGTGCCACTCACTGAGACCCCGAGTCATGCCGACTGGCAGCAGGCCTCGCGGCGGTGGAAGCGGGAGCTCGAGAAGCGCCGCGAGGGCATCGAGCGTCTCGAGCGCGAACTGACCGGATGTATCGGCTGCGGCTGCTTGTCGATGAAGGCCTGCGGTCTCCTCAACCCCGACGACGCCCTCGGCACCCAGGGTGCCGGCCCGCGGCGCCTGTCCGAATGA
- a CDS encoding AAA domain-containing protein: MSPVADNLSSMLSPEPAVGHHPEIERASKDWKSSLLDIGGNNRLLYFKKAAGQLDISLADQSAVRELLEGKAVNLRQLFPDPAQLALAEKACRRLAAKQKEALEEYGVSVTYLALGLASWGEQTESQGQEIAASPELGQSQARKSREPVPKAPVFLRSVTVERKKGRTEAWELQLDEDTQISGVLTHVLEAEGVTVDEDGALSLLGGADYSAGLIDAYAALESAASGIEGFRITPASVIGTFTYQKQPMVNDVTNVRALGESDLIAALAGSSEAAQLIRSQSQDVPLDERDPDYRPAESEFLVLDADASQSFVVNAAVAGRNLVVQGPPGTGKSQTIANVIAALLASGKHVLFVAQKRAAIEAVLDRLEQVGLDHLLLDLFAADGSRRFVSQQIRASLDRQNTVTLPDVSQLHHRLERNRTRLVRHKDALFDPSHAWGVSVSDLRIASAAIPASARTNLRLAAATFQQWVPTTLDELSEDMDAFYRLGALNPGWGQRSHWKSTALNTGEALQQGLAAAQRIQAILHSTSEVRTQLATRAGYGSPTTWYEASSLIGLHRRLAAFQQAHSLLLQEPDLDAMLATFDRNFRRSHLNIDRQRRTAAKKRRKEVLAGLPREFWSATILEARELRRIWLSQEVPLPDHELSQLESAIAQAAEASNVLAQLTTHTDLQSALFASLEPLLGELITDNQATKFVRANELQSRLEQHGVGQVVAMLRTHLTEGRAFSALPSELLRWVTYQSILNSALLQSPELAAFNGDEIAVITEQFRQDDKAHFVANASRVRRRAAEYLKAAFDQHPEQHALLKTEVTRKRLFRPVRKLFEEAPDVLLAAKPVWVMSPLQVSRVLPPEQCFDVVIFDEASQVKPADAVPALMRGKQAIVAGDSRQLPPTEFFTKVMEDEDAEEEEEIELAPGGSDLPQSRKSRRQSYTRDAESILTAMDRLLAGQGRSLQWHYRSRDERLIATSNEHIYHRSLTTFPAVDALEAVRHVAVPPSQGIGTTTNSPELEVQQVVELVKGHVQNFPTESLGVITFGIKHQQRIEYALDEAMRTDPSLEAALKSDIEPFFVKAIERVQGDERDAIILSAGYGKGLDGKLRYFWGPILRDGGERRLNVAISRSKKRMTLVTSFSTDDLAVDAHPSSGYKLMYHFTRFMASRGEDLKDGGLSSVPLNPFEIDVKTRLEAEGLILDSQVGVGNYRLDFAIRHPDKPGRHVLAIEADGAAYHSGHTARERDRLRQQLLEARGWRFHRIWSTDWFNDAGQEVGKVLEAYKTALDADDNQEPVGHSGAADKFDWEEEQPQRSLPRPPVGGLTSITDYTDTELVALLKYIRSDSILRSADEEQRLMIEELGFSRRGARIVQTLERIQNMLDSSR, translated from the coding sequence ATGTCGCCGGTTGCAGATAATCTGAGCAGTATGCTGTCACCGGAACCTGCCGTGGGCCACCACCCAGAAATCGAACGAGCCTCCAAAGATTGGAAAAGTTCTCTTCTCGATATTGGCGGCAACAATCGGCTGCTGTACTTCAAGAAAGCTGCCGGTCAGCTAGACATCAGCCTCGCGGATCAATCCGCGGTTCGGGAGCTCCTTGAAGGCAAGGCAGTCAACCTTAGGCAACTGTTTCCTGACCCCGCTCAGCTTGCCCTTGCAGAAAAGGCCTGCAGGAGGCTCGCTGCAAAGCAGAAAGAAGCATTGGAAGAGTACGGCGTCTCCGTAACTTACCTCGCACTTGGGCTCGCTTCCTGGGGAGAACAAACAGAGTCTCAAGGCCAAGAAATAGCGGCGTCTCCCGAACTAGGTCAATCTCAAGCCAGGAAATCCAGGGAGCCTGTCCCAAAGGCGCCAGTGTTTCTGCGATCAGTCACAGTAGAACGAAAGAAAGGGCGCACGGAAGCTTGGGAGCTCCAACTGGATGAAGATACCCAAATCAGCGGGGTACTTACGCACGTTCTCGAAGCAGAAGGTGTCACGGTCGATGAAGACGGAGCCCTTAGCCTGCTCGGCGGGGCTGACTATTCTGCTGGTCTAATCGACGCGTACGCAGCCTTAGAATCCGCGGCCTCTGGGATTGAAGGCTTCCGCATAACACCTGCAAGTGTGATCGGCACCTTCACTTATCAGAAGCAACCAATGGTAAACGATGTCACAAATGTCCGGGCCTTGGGTGAATCAGACCTCATTGCGGCACTGGCAGGCAGCTCAGAAGCGGCCCAGCTGATTCGCTCGCAATCACAAGATGTGCCGCTCGATGAGCGCGACCCAGATTACAGACCTGCGGAGTCAGAGTTCCTCGTGCTCGACGCCGATGCAAGCCAGTCTTTTGTGGTCAATGCTGCTGTTGCAGGGAGAAATCTTGTTGTCCAGGGGCCTCCAGGCACTGGAAAGAGTCAGACGATCGCAAATGTAATTGCTGCACTCTTGGCTTCGGGCAAGCACGTGTTGTTTGTTGCCCAGAAGCGAGCAGCGATTGAAGCAGTACTCGACAGGCTTGAGCAAGTGGGGCTTGATCATCTTCTCCTGGACCTTTTTGCTGCTGATGGTTCACGCCGATTCGTTAGTCAACAAATACGGGCTTCATTAGACCGTCAAAACACGGTGACCCTACCGGACGTGTCTCAGCTTCATCATCGACTCGAACGAAACCGTACACGTCTCGTAAGGCACAAGGACGCTCTATTTGATCCTTCGCATGCCTGGGGCGTAAGCGTTTCAGACCTCCGCATTGCCTCGGCTGCTATCCCGGCAAGTGCGCGAACAAATCTGCGGCTCGCCGCCGCCACATTTCAGCAGTGGGTTCCGACGACGCTGGACGAACTTTCAGAGGATATGGATGCTTTTTACCGTCTCGGCGCGCTCAACCCAGGTTGGGGGCAACGATCCCATTGGAAATCCACCGCATTGAATACAGGTGAAGCGCTTCAACAGGGCTTGGCGGCAGCTCAGCGCATTCAAGCGATACTGCATAGTACTTCTGAAGTTCGCACCCAGTTAGCGACACGAGCTGGTTATGGCTCACCCACGACTTGGTATGAGGCGTCCTCACTCATAGGTCTTCATCGCAGATTAGCTGCATTCCAGCAGGCACACTCCTTGTTGCTTCAGGAACCAGATTTGGACGCCATGCTTGCAACGTTTGACCGAAATTTCCGGAGAAGTCACCTCAACATTGACCGACAACGACGAACTGCGGCTAAGAAGCGCCGCAAGGAAGTTCTCGCGGGTCTGCCGCGAGAGTTCTGGTCGGCGACGATCCTTGAAGCTCGGGAGCTTCGACGCATTTGGCTTTCTCAAGAGGTTCCTCTTCCGGATCATGAACTCTCCCAGTTGGAATCCGCAATAGCGCAGGCTGCAGAAGCATCCAATGTTTTGGCGCAGCTCACAACTCACACTGATTTACAGTCAGCACTCTTCGCAAGTCTTGAACCTCTGCTCGGTGAGCTCATCACCGATAACCAGGCGACAAAGTTTGTGCGCGCAAACGAGCTTCAATCCAGGCTAGAACAACACGGCGTCGGTCAAGTTGTTGCGATGCTTCGAACCCACCTCACTGAAGGCCGCGCGTTTTCTGCTTTGCCAAGTGAATTACTTAGGTGGGTCACGTACCAGTCAATATTGAATTCTGCGCTGCTTCAGTCACCTGAACTGGCCGCTTTCAATGGTGATGAGATCGCCGTGATCACTGAGCAGTTCCGTCAAGATGACAAAGCGCACTTCGTCGCCAATGCGTCGCGGGTTCGTCGTCGCGCGGCCGAGTACCTCAAAGCAGCCTTCGATCAGCACCCCGAGCAACATGCTCTCCTCAAGACTGAAGTCACCCGAAAGCGCCTCTTCCGCCCAGTGCGGAAGCTCTTTGAAGAAGCTCCTGACGTTCTCCTTGCTGCGAAGCCCGTTTGGGTGATGAGTCCGTTGCAAGTTTCCAGAGTTTTGCCACCTGAACAGTGCTTTGACGTTGTCATTTTCGACGAAGCCAGCCAGGTGAAACCCGCTGACGCTGTGCCAGCGCTCATGCGGGGAAAACAAGCAATCGTTGCTGGTGATAGCCGTCAGCTCCCGCCGACAGAATTCTTCACCAAAGTGATGGAAGATGAGGACGCCGAAGAGGAAGAAGAGATCGAACTTGCCCCGGGAGGCTCTGACCTACCGCAGTCACGGAAATCTCGCCGACAGAGTTATACACGTGATGCGGAAAGCATTCTCACCGCAATGGACCGTCTACTTGCCGGCCAAGGCCGAAGTTTGCAATGGCATTATCGGTCGAGAGATGAGCGTCTCATCGCGACCTCAAACGAACACATTTACCATCGCAGCCTGACGACATTCCCGGCAGTCGATGCGCTAGAGGCCGTCCGCCATGTGGCTGTCCCTCCGAGTCAGGGTATTGGAACAACCACCAACAGTCCCGAACTTGAGGTGCAGCAGGTCGTCGAGTTAGTGAAGGGACACGTTCAGAACTTTCCGACTGAGAGTCTTGGTGTCATTACTTTCGGCATTAAGCATCAACAACGGATCGAGTATGCCCTCGACGAAGCCATGCGAACAGACCCCTCGCTAGAAGCAGCGTTGAAGAGCGACATCGAACCGTTCTTCGTGAAGGCAATTGAACGTGTCCAGGGAGATGAGCGTGACGCCATCATCCTTTCTGCGGGCTATGGGAAAGGTCTCGACGGAAAACTACGATACTTCTGGGGTCCGATCCTTCGGGACGGTGGAGAGCGACGACTCAATGTTGCAATTAGCCGGTCAAAGAAGCGAATGACACTCGTCACGAGCTTTTCCACCGATGACCTCGCCGTCGACGCACATCCATCATCAGGCTATAAACTCATGTACCACTTCACTCGATTCATGGCCTCTCGGGGTGAAGATCTCAAGGATGGAGGACTGAGCAGCGTTCCGCTCAATCCATTCGAGATTGATGTGAAAACTCGCCTCGAGGCGGAGGGCTTGATCCTGGATTCACAAGTGGGCGTTGGAAACTATCGGCTCGACTTTGCCATCCGGCACCCCGATAAGCCTGGACGTCACGTTCTCGCGATTGAGGCAGACGGTGCTGCTTATCACTCAGGCCACACCGCCCGAGAACGTGACCGCTTACGTCAACAACTACTCGAAGCCCGTGGATGGCGATTCCACCGAATCTGGAGCACCGATTGGTTCAACGACGCAGGCCAAGAAGTCGGGAAAGTCTTAGAAGCATACAAGACTGCGCTCGATGCCGACGATAACCAAGAACCAGTAGGACACTCTGGCGCCGCAGATAAATTCGACTGGGAGGAAGAACAACCACAGAGGTCCCTGCCTCGACCTCCGGTGGGAGGTCTCACGAGCATTACGGACTACACAGACACGGAGCTTGTGGCGCTTCTGAAATACATACGGTCCGACAGCATCCTCCGCTCTGCCGACGAAGAGCAGCGACTCATGATCGAGGAGTTGGGGTTTAGCCGCCGCGGTGCACGCATTGTTCAGACTCTAGAACGGATTCAAAACATGCTCGATTCGTCTCGGTGA
- a CDS encoding tyrosine-type recombinase/integrase, which produces MSRPRLTIGTFGTIGFQTASNGRVTARARYRDWDGKSRLVQATGDTRRAAEQRLKAKLAERTLYQPAGIGLTADSPFPDLVAYWLEDLDLEDRLSTTTRQLYERNMRTLVMPAFKDLTLREIGVACCDHFLKQLAKQSYNRAKQARVALRLALGLAVRHEVLPRNPMDHVSRLRKPPTTPNALTPSEVNAIRTAIAFWETGLSPSGPKPDGQLGAIVEVMLGTSARIGEVLAIRRRDIDIVSAPPSIRISGTIVAHRGEPTQRQDHPKTAKSRRTVALPAFAAEAVRRRLARRDDASLDALLFCNRDGGPLTTNNVRRQLRHVLDLADIEGVTPHMFRRTVATAISNEAGVDLAAELLGHTDPAITVQHYIRRNEMVNPATAKMLDRVFGK; this is translated from the coding sequence ATGAGCCGCCCACGCCTCACCATCGGCACATTCGGCACGATCGGGTTCCAGACCGCGTCAAACGGCCGCGTGACCGCCCGCGCGAGGTATCGCGACTGGGACGGGAAGTCACGGCTCGTGCAAGCCACCGGCGACACGAGGCGCGCCGCCGAGCAAAGGCTGAAAGCGAAGCTTGCCGAGCGCACGCTCTACCAGCCCGCAGGCATTGGGCTTACTGCCGACAGTCCGTTCCCCGACCTGGTGGCGTACTGGCTTGAAGATCTCGATCTTGAAGACCGGCTCTCGACCACCACCCGACAGCTGTACGAACGCAACATGCGCACGCTCGTGATGCCCGCGTTCAAAGACCTCACGCTGCGCGAGATCGGCGTGGCGTGCTGCGACCACTTCTTGAAGCAGCTTGCGAAGCAAAGCTACAACCGTGCCAAGCAGGCCCGGGTGGCATTGCGGCTTGCGCTCGGGCTCGCGGTGCGGCACGAGGTGCTGCCGCGCAACCCGATGGATCATGTCTCGCGGCTCCGGAAACCCCCGACGACACCGAACGCGCTCACCCCCTCCGAGGTGAACGCGATCCGCACCGCGATCGCGTTCTGGGAGACCGGGCTCTCACCCTCCGGCCCGAAACCGGACGGGCAGCTCGGCGCGATCGTCGAGGTGATGCTCGGCACGTCAGCCCGCATCGGCGAGGTACTCGCGATCCGCCGCCGCGATATCGACATCGTGAGCGCCCCGCCGTCGATTCGCATCAGCGGCACCATCGTCGCGCACCGCGGCGAACCGACCCAGCGGCAGGATCATCCCAAGACCGCGAAGTCCAGACGCACCGTCGCACTCCCCGCGTTCGCTGCCGAGGCGGTGCGGCGAAGGCTCGCCCGCCGTGATGATGCCTCGCTTGATGCACTGTTGTTCTGCAATCGTGACGGTGGACCGCTGACGACGAACAACGTGCGCAGGCAGCTTCGGCACGTGCTCGACCTCGCGGACATCGAGGGCGTCACGCCGCACATGTTTCGTCGAACGGTTGCCACTGCAATCAGCAATGAGGCTGGCGTCGATCTTGCCGCCGAGCTACTCGGACATACGGACCCGGCGATTACGGTGCAGCATTACATCCGCCGCAACGAGATGGTGAACCCTGCGACCGCCAAAATGCTCGACCGCGTCTTCGGGAAGTAA